Proteins encoded within one genomic window of Kibdelosporangium phytohabitans:
- a CDS encoding amidohydrolase, translated as MTVLDSHAQEGDPDVLLTDSGVSMPTVDDIGAGRGPSWLDGWLSGSIGDIVAWYRHIHAHPELSRQEFQTTRLLATMLASAGLQPVVGPTGTGLICDVGTGDRCVALRADIDALPLHEATGLPFASRVDGVAHSCGHDAHTTVLLAAGLALASAPELPGRVRLIFQPAEEVMPGGALDMIEAGALKGVERIFGLHCDPRVEVGRVGTRVGAITSATDLLELRLTSPGGHTSRPHLTADLVHALGTVITGLPALLSRRVDPRSGTVLVWGAVHAGEAPNAVPEEGVLRGTLRTGDHEVWEDLEPLVAGLVQSLVTPLGVGYELHHRRGVPPVVNDGESTAILRAGIESALGGDALAGTKQSSGGEDFGWYLEHVPGSFARLGVWPGEGVMRDLHQPTFQLDERALLTGTRVMVHTALTALAS; from the coding sequence ATGACTGTTCTGGACTCGCACGCCCAGGAGGGCGATCCTGACGTGCTGCTGACGGATTCCGGCGTCAGTATGCCCACTGTGGATGACATCGGCGCCGGTCGCGGGCCGTCCTGGTTGGACGGTTGGCTGTCCGGCAGCATCGGCGACATCGTCGCCTGGTACCGCCACATCCACGCGCATCCCGAGCTCTCGCGGCAGGAGTTCCAGACAACTCGACTGCTCGCGACGATGCTGGCGTCAGCGGGCCTCCAGCCGGTCGTCGGTCCAACTGGAACGGGTTTGATCTGCGACGTCGGCACGGGTGACCGTTGTGTCGCACTGCGTGCGGACATCGACGCTTTGCCGCTGCACGAGGCGACCGGATTGCCCTTCGCGTCCAGGGTGGACGGCGTAGCGCACTCGTGTGGACACGATGCGCACACGACCGTGCTGCTCGCGGCGGGGCTGGCGCTGGCGTCGGCGCCCGAACTGCCCGGCCGGGTGCGGCTGATCTTCCAGCCCGCCGAGGAAGTCATGCCAGGTGGCGCGCTCGACATGATCGAAGCGGGTGCGCTCAAGGGTGTCGAGCGGATCTTCGGCCTGCACTGCGATCCCCGCGTCGAGGTCGGCCGGGTCGGCACCAGGGTCGGCGCGATCACGTCGGCCACGGACCTGCTGGAACTGCGCCTGACCTCGCCGGGCGGCCACACGTCCCGTCCCCACCTGACCGCCGACCTGGTGCACGCGCTGGGCACGGTCATCACGGGCCTGCCCGCGCTGCTGTCGCGGCGCGTCGACCCCCGTTCCGGAACCGTGCTGGTCTGGGGTGCTGTGCATGCGGGTGAGGCGCCCAACGCCGTGCCAGAGGAAGGCGTCCTGCGCGGCACGCTGCGCACCGGTGACCACGAGGTCTGGGAGGACCTGGAGCCGCTGGTCGCGGGCCTGGTGCAGTCCCTGGTGACGCCGCTGGGCGTGGGTTACGAACTGCACCACCGCCGGGGTGTGCCGCCGGTCGTCAACGACGGCGAGAGCACCGCGATCCTGCGCGCGGGCATCGAGTCCGCGCTGGGCGGCGACGCGCTGGCCGGGACCAAGCAGTCATCCGGCGGCGAGGACTTCGGCTGGTACCTCGAGCACGTCCCGGGCTCGTTCGCGCGCCTCGGTGTGTGGCCGGGCGAAGGAGTCATGCGTGACCTGCACCAACCCACGTTCCAGCTGGACGAGCGTGCCCTGCTGACCGGAACCAGGGTGATGGTGCACACGGCGCTGACGGCCCTCGCCTCCTGA
- the meaB gene encoding methylmalonyl Co-A mutase-associated GTPase MeaB, with protein sequence MPDINGFVRGVLAGERAVLSRAITLVESTRADHRQQAQQMLVELLPHGGGAHRVGITGVPGVGKSTFIDMLGTRLTEAGHKVAVLAVDPSSSRTGGSILGDKTRMAKLAVDRNAFIRPSPTSGTLGGVARATRETIVLMEAAGYDIVLVETVGVGQSEITVAGMVDCFLFLTLARTGDQLQGIKKGVLELADVVAVNKADGEHEQEARRAARELSGAMRLLRSGDELWTPPVLTCSGLTGAGLGELWDEVGRHHRTLDEAGELAAKRRQQQVDWTWAMVRDTLMTRLRDDAEVRSVAPELEQDVRDGRLTPTLAAERILKAFGVR encoded by the coding sequence ATGCCTGACATCAACGGCTTCGTCCGTGGCGTCCTCGCGGGCGAGCGGGCCGTCCTGTCCAGGGCGATCACGCTCGTCGAGTCGACCCGTGCCGACCACCGCCAGCAGGCCCAGCAGATGCTGGTCGAGCTGCTGCCGCACGGGGGCGGCGCGCACCGGGTCGGCATCACGGGCGTGCCCGGCGTCGGCAAGTCGACGTTCATCGACATGCTCGGCACGCGGCTGACCGAAGCCGGGCACAAGGTCGCCGTGCTGGCCGTGGACCCGTCGTCCAGCCGGACCGGCGGCAGCATCCTCGGCGACAAGACCCGGATGGCCAAGCTCGCCGTCGACCGGAACGCGTTCATCCGGCCGTCGCCCACCTCGGGCACGCTCGGCGGTGTGGCGCGGGCCACTCGCGAGACGATCGTGCTGATGGAGGCGGCCGGCTACGACATCGTGCTGGTCGAGACGGTCGGTGTCGGGCAGTCGGAGATCACCGTCGCCGGGATGGTCGACTGCTTCCTGTTCCTGACGCTGGCCAGGACCGGCGACCAGCTGCAGGGCATCAAGAAGGGCGTGCTGGAGCTGGCGGACGTGGTCGCGGTCAACAAGGCCGACGGCGAGCACGAGCAGGAAGCGCGCCGCGCGGCCCGTGAACTCTCCGGCGCGATGCGGCTGCTGCGCAGCGGCGACGAGCTGTGGACGCCGCCCGTGCTGACGTGCAGCGGCCTGACCGGTGCGGGGCTGGGCGAACTGTGGGACGAGGTCGGCAGGCACCACCGGACGCTCGACGAGGCCGGTGAGCTCGCCGCGAAACGCCGTCAGCAGCAGGTGGACTGGACGTGGGCGATGGTCCGCGACACGCTGATGACCCGATTGCGTGACGACGCCGAGGTCCGCTCCGTCGCGCCCGAGCTGGAACAGGACGTCCGCGACGGGCGGCTGACGCCGACGCTGGCGGCCGAGCGGATCCTCAAAGCGTTCGGCGTGCGCTAG